From Nicotiana tabacum cultivar K326 chromosome 20, ASM71507v2, whole genome shotgun sequence, one genomic window encodes:
- the LOC107775127 gene encoding rop guanine nucleotide exchange factor 12, translated as MVRAALEEAKEMCKAKLLHFKGKSEDGTGQETRSMILEINNSDSSILTSGDERVTSKSEASMPLHDQPVEFQRIGCVLSRTESIKSRLANDPGVPSPRPRQTQPSDMELMKEKFSKLLLGEDMSGGGKGVSSALALSNAITNLAASAFGEQKRLEPMPSERKAKWRKEIDWLLSVTDHIVEFVPSKQKSKDGTSMEVMVTKQRTDLQMNIPALRKLDAMLLDCLDNFKDQNEFSYISKDDESQEGRKDDKWWIPTPKVPLNGLSDVTRKWLQFQKDSVNQVLKAAMAINAQVLSEMEIPESYIDSLPKNGRASLGDAIYKSITDEYFDPDYFLTTMDLSSEHKILDLKNKLEASVIIWRRKMTSKDGKSAWGSAVSLEKREIFEERAETILLILKQRFPGIPQSSLDISKIQFNGDVGQAILESYSRIIESRAHTVMSRIEDVLQADATAQNPSSAEVKRFPLRDSLRVCPSGRFPNAKEEVEKLNSVENPTSMTLLDFMGWTVEQGENDAKKDLKEELDIDAKKPPNIVTNKKSSYLENLVGSRSPTARH; from the exons ATGGTTCGAGCAGCACTTGAGGAAGCGAAAGAAATGTGCAAGGCTAAATTACTGCATTTCAAAGGAAAGTCAGAGGATGGAACAGGACAGGAAACGCGAAGTATGATTCTTGAGATTAATAATAGTGATTCATCAATATTGACTTCAGGGGATGAAAGGGTAACGTCGAAAAGTGAAGCTTCAATGCCTTTACATGATCAACCTGTTGAATTTCAAAGGATTGGGTGTGTCCTTAGTCGTACTGAgtctatcaaatcacgtttggCTAATGATCCTGGTGTCCCTAGCCCTCGCCCTAGACAGACCCAGCCTTCAG ATATGGAGCTGATGAAGGAAAAGTTTTCAAAGTTGCTGCTTGGCGAGGACATGTCCGGTGGAGGAAAGGGTGTGTCATCTGCACTGGCATTGTCTAATGCAATCACAAACCTAGCAG CTTCTGCTTTTGGGGAACAGAAGAGATTAGAGCCTATGCCATCTGAGAGAAAAGCCAAATGGAGAAAAGAAATTGACTGGCTGTTATCTGTAACAGATCACATTGTTGAATTTGTTCCTTCTaaacaaaaatcaaaagatgGAACAAGTATGGAG GTTATGGTGACAAAGCAGAGAACCGATCTTCAAATGAATATTCCAGCATTACGCAAGCTAGACGCTATGCTTCTT GATTGCTTAGATAACTTTAAAGACCAAAACGAGTTCTCCTATATATCGAAGGATGACGAATCACAGGAAGGGAGGAAAGATGATAAATGGTGGATACCGACTCCTAAGGTTCCTCTAAATGGCTTGTCCGATGTTACAAGAAAATGGCTGCAATTTCAGAAGGATTCAGTAAACCAAGTACTTAAAGCAGCCATGGCTATAAATGCTCAAGTCCTATCGGAAATGGAGATCCCTGAAAGTTATATAGACTCACTACCCAAG AATGGGAGAGCAAGTCTTGGAGATGCGATCTATAAGAGCATCACTGATGAATACTTTGATCCTGACTACTTCCTCACAACTATGGACTTGTCTTCAGAACATAAGATTTTAGACCTCAAGAACAAACTTGAGGCTTCTGTAATTATTTGGAGACGAAAGATGACTTCTAAAGATGGGAAGTCAGCATGGGGTTCCGCCGTTAGTTTAGAGAAGAGAGAAATCTTTGAAGAAAGAGCAGAGACTATCTTGCTTATTCTTAAGCAGAGGTTCCCTGGAATTCCTCAGTCATCTCTAGACATTAGCAAAATCCAATTCAATGGG GATGTGGGGCAAGCTATTTTAGAAAGCTATTCAAGAATAATAGAGAGCAGGGCACACACAGTCATGTCAAGGATTGAAGATGTTCTCCAAGCAGATGCTACGGCCCAAAATCCTTCGAGTGCTGAAGTAAAGAGGTTTCCTCTAAGAGATTCATTACGCGTATGTCCATCAGGCAGATTCCCAAATGCCAAGGAAGAAGTAGAAAAGCTTAACTCTGTGGAGAATCCAACGTCAATGACACTGTTGGATTTCATGGGTTGGACAGTGGAACAAGGAGAGAATGACGCAAAGAAAGATTTGAAGGAGGAGTTAGACATTGATGCGAAGAAACCACCTAACATAGTCACAAACAAGAAAAGTTCTTACTTAGAGAACTTAGTTGGTTCTAGAAGTCCCACAGCACGCCACTAA
- the LOC107775135 gene encoding photosystem I reaction center subunit VI-2, chloroplastic, with protein sequence MASLATLAAVQPTTAVNGLAGSSIIGTKLHVKSSRLNLKSTKSRAGSVVAKYGDKSVYFDLEDLGNTTGQWDLYGSDAPSPYNSLQSKFFETFAAPFTKRGLLLKFLILGGGSTLAYFSSTASGDILPIKKGPQLPPKLGPRGKI encoded by the exons ATGGCATCTTTAGCAACTCTTGCTGCAGTACAGCCCACAACTGCCGTCAATGGGCTAGCTGGAAGCTCCATTATTGGAACTAAGCTACATGTTAAATCATCTCGCCTTAATTTGAAGTCTACTAAATCCAG GGCTGGTTCTGTGGTAGCAAAGTATGGTGACAAGAGTGTATACTTTGATTTAGAGGACTTGGGCAACACCACTGGCCAGTGGGACTTGTATGGTTCAGATGCACCTTCGCCATACAACTCCCTTCAG AGCAAGTTTTTCGAGACTTTTGCTGCTCCTTTCACTAAGAGAGGTCTGTTGCTCAAATTCCTGATATTGGGAGGTGGCTCAACTCTTGCATACTTCAGTTCAACTGCATCAGGGGATATACTACCAATCAAGAAAGGACCTCAACTTCCACCCAAGCTTGGGCCACGCGGAAAGATCTAA